The Suncus etruscus isolate mSunEtr1 chromosome 14, mSunEtr1.pri.cur, whole genome shotgun sequence genome contains a region encoding:
- the ECSCR gene encoding endothelial cell-specific chemotaxis regulator, whose product MVLASSLGVWIENTSQGPTPKSVTTDLRTNTDMLILASPTSETVLTVAAFGVISFIVILVVVVIVLVSVVSLRFKCQKNKEPEDAQKPGSSGLSESSTTNAEKDSITLLSMKNINTNNSKGGLSTEKVKFPGFLLPSLSSCYPQAQLP is encoded by the exons ATGGTTCTGGCTTCCTCCCTTGGAGTCTGGATTGAGA ACACCTCTCAAGGGCCTACTCCCAAATCAGTCACCACAGACCTGCGGACAAACACTGATATGCTCATCCTGGCCAGCCCTACTTCAGAGACAGTGCTCACCGTGGCTGCATTTG GTGTTATCAGCTTCATTGTAattctggtggtggtggtgattgtCCTGGTCAGTGTGGTCAGTCTGAGATTCAAGTGTCAGAAGAACAAGGAGCCTGAAG ATGCCCAGAAACCAGGGAGTTCAGGGCTGTCTGAAAG CTCCACAACTAATGCAGAGAAAGACAGCATCACCCTCCTCTCCATGAAGAATATCAACACGAACAACAGCAAAGGAGGCCTCTCCACAGAGAAGGTGAAGTTCCCcggcttcctccttccctctctttcctcctgcTACCCTCAGGCCCAGCTACCTTAG